A window of Nicotiana tabacum cultivar K326 chromosome 24, ASM71507v2, whole genome shotgun sequence contains these coding sequences:
- the LOC142178041 gene encoding uncharacterized protein LOC142178041, producing the protein MVQDDKNENDSWMIQAAIKKAFPKVNMTLPWVNFCDKMFKLQPVLKITIVCWEMPKPSTLKLNTDRSYTSSINNAGLEGILRDCKGNMIMAFSQPANCSNNIIAEAQATKLGIEWCVQNGYNDFTLELDSLEVIQMIIDKQANNYKLLHIIMDISQILSQANVIVSHYFREANNVSNYLAKSAKNSQQGSFYYTFEDLPRGAKGPFMLDKFQMPTIRLRYDKANLFVS; encoded by the coding sequence ATGGTTCAAGACGACAAAAATGAAAATGATAGTTGGATGATCCAGGCAGCTATTAAGAAAGCCTTCCCTAAAGTTAATATGACATTACCTTGGGTCAATTTTTGCGATAAAATGTTCAAGCTACAACCTGTTCTCAAAATCACAATAGTGTGTTGGGAGATGCCAAAGCCTAGCACACTCAAACTGAACACTGATAGAAGTTATACCTCATCAATAAATAATGCAGGGTTGGAAGGTATTCTAAGAGATTGTAAGGGTAACATGATAATGGCCTTTTCCCAGCCAGCCAACTGCAGCAACAATATCATAGCAGAAGCACAGGCAACTAAATTGGGTATAGAATGGTGCGTGCAGAATGGATATAACGATTTCACACTGGAACTTGATTCCTTGGAAGTCATTCAGATGATTATTGACAAACAAGCCAACAATTACAAGTTGCTTCATATTATCATGGACATCTCTCAAATATTGAGTCAAGCTAATGTCATAGTAAGTCATTATTTTAGGGAGGCTAATAATGTTTCGAATTATCTAGCAAAAAGTGCCAAGAATAGTCAACAAGGCTCCTTCTATTACACCTTTGAGGACCTTCCTAGAGGTGCGAAGGGCCCCTTTATGTTGGACAAATTTCAGATGCCTACCATTAGGCTAAGATACGACAAGGCTAATCTCTTTGTTAGTTAG